CTATCGGGAAATAACCGGATAATAAATTGGCGGTCGCCATGGTTGCCCCCCCACCGGCGGTGCCGGTTGTCGCCGTGGTCGCGGCCGACGCGGCGGTGGTCGCAAGGTTGGTGGTAAAGTCGATGGTATCGCTCATTATCTTTGCTATATTTTTGCTAAGGTTTTGCTTTTCTCGATTATCTGTAATCCGCTACTATTCATAAAACTATTTTTACCAAAATGCAACTTCATGCTTGCCGCTGTGGCGAAACATTATTGTGACGGCGCATTTGGTTGCCGCATTTTTTGTCGCGGGGCGTGGCTTAAGCGGCGGATGCACCCCCACGCTTTTTACATTGCTGGTTGATTCTGCTAGAGTGGGTTTTTAAACACCCACCAACGCCCCAAGCACAAATCACCACCGCCCAAAACCATGGCAAAAAAAACACGTAAATCCACCGCCGTAAGCGACGCCATCTCGACCGACAGCACCATATTGGCCGGCCGGACAATTTTGCTTATTATCTCGGGGGGGATTTCGGCCTACAAATCATTGGCACTGGCGCGGTTGTTAAAAAAATCGGGGGCGCGGGTGATTGGCGTTATCACCGCCGGCGGGTTGCAATTTATCACGCCATTGTCATTGTCGGCACTTATCGAGGGGCCGGTTTACACCGATTTGTTTTCATTAACCGACGAACAAGAAATGGGGCATATTCGTTTGGCGCGGCTGGCCGATGTTATTATCGTCGCGCCAGCATCGGCCAATTTTATCGAACGGATTGCCCATGGCCGCGCCGACGATTTGGCGTCGACCATTTTGTTGGCCACCACCGCACCAATATATATGTCACCGGCCATGAACCCAACCATGTTCGCCAACCGGCAAACGGCGGAACATATCGCTGAATTAAAAAAACGCGGGGTGGTGGTTATTGACCCGGCGACCGGCGACACCGCCTGTGGCGAGGCGGGGAAAGGCCGCCTGCCCGAACCAGACGAATTATTCGCCACCATCGCGGCGCATTTTAAAAAACCCGGAAAATTATCGGGCAAGAAGTTTTTATTAACCGGCGGCGCGACGCGCGAAAAAATCGACCGCGTGCGTTACATCAGCAATTTTTCGTCGGGCAAGCAGGCCGTGGCGGTGGCGCGGGCATTAAGCAACGAGGGGGCCGACGTAACATTAATCGCCGGCGTCATGGCGGCGGAAACCTTAACCAATTTGCATGGCGTCAAAACCATTCGCGTGGTAACGGGGGTGGAGATGGAACAGGCGGTGATGGCGCAAATTGCCCGGCAGAAATTTGACGGCTTCATTGCCGTGGCGGCGGTCAGTGATTTTCGCGCCAAGGAAATGACGGCCGGCAAAATAAACAAATCCGACATGGTAAAAAATAATGTCGCGATGTTGTCATTAACATTGAACCCCGATATTTTGGCCGGTGTCGGGCATGACAAAAACCGACCCGCTTTGGTGGTGGGTTTCGCGGCGGAGGTTGATGTAAAAAACCCCGCCACCGCGCAAAAAATTGCCGACAAATAC
This window of the Hydrotalea sp. genome carries:
- the coaBC gene encoding bifunctional phosphopantothenoylcysteine decarboxylase/phosphopantothenate--cysteine ligase CoaBC, with product MAKKTRKSTAVSDAISTDSTILAGRTILLIISGGISAYKSLALARLLKKSGARVIGVITAGGLQFITPLSLSALIEGPVYTDLFSLTDEQEMGHIRLARLADVIIVAPASANFIERIAHGRADDLASTILLATTAPIYMSPAMNPTMFANRQTAEHIAELKKRGVVVIDPATGDTACGEAGKGRLPEPDELFATIAAHFKKPGKLSGKKFLLTGGATREKIDRVRYISNFSSGKQAVAVARALSNEGADVTLIAGVMAAETLTNLHGVKTIRVVTGVEMEQAVMAQIARQKFDGFIAVAAVSDFRAKEMTAGKINKSDMVKNNVAMLSLTLNPDILAGVGHDKNRPALVVGFAAEVDVKNPATAQKIADKYRAKNCDMLLVNDIAPDGAPFGADATNIIFYQNNQPTDWGKLSKEEVGKLLVKQIVG